Below is a genomic region from Rana temporaria chromosome 3, aRanTem1.1, whole genome shotgun sequence.
TAATGCTATACGTGCAGTACTGTGCAAacattttaggcaggtgtgaagaaagtaagatttttttttcaaaaatgtatattttaattgtttttttttttttttaatcaatttacaaaatgcaaaggtagcgaacagaagaaaaatctaaatcaaatcaatatttgatttggatttctcttatgtccatttactttccattttgttaattgatcaaaataaactgttaacacttctatttctcaaagcattcttaatttacagcatcttTTGCACAGTAGTAAATATGTACAATATTGCGCAGAAATAAAGAGAATTCTGTATTCTTATTCTTTTATGTAGAAGATGACAACGCTGCATGGAAGGAGATATATTCGGGCATTTGTAAGTGGATTCTTTGTGGCTGTACCGGTTACTGTGACATTACTTGACCGCGTTGCTTGCATTGCAAGGGTGGAAGGAGTTTCAATGCAGGTAAGTTTCATTCTATCTTCTGTTTTCTTATATCCTACAGGGCACCTGTGCTTTGCCTGTGCAGGGCTTAGGGACAGATGCCCTAGCTTTGTATACTCACTTTACTTTCCTTACCTTACTTCTTTTTGCCTGGCAGGAATGAAGAGGAAGCCCTGTTTAAGCTCCAAGTTGCAATGTGGAGCTTGTCCCAAAAAGAGCTTGCATGcgctctctccctttttcttctctccattttctctccttctctcacACTTCTTTGTCGCCTCATGTGACATTTCTGGATGCCAAAGTATGGTCACATGGGAGGAATTGCAGTGAGAAAAAGAACTGCTTATTTTCTCTTTCTAATGCTAAATAGAGCAGTTGGGCAGTAAAAATAAGGTCAATTTGTGCAGTTGGGCAAAGTGGTAGTGAGTAAAGCACAGGTTTGCTTACATGGGCATCCACATGGGAGGGGGCGAGTGCCCACCCCCCTAG
It encodes:
- the IMMP2L gene encoding mitochondrial inner membrane protease subunit 2 isoform X2: MTTLHGRRYIRAFVSGFFVAVPVTVTLLDRVACIARVEGVSMQPSLNPGGRNESDVVLLNRWRIRNYEVQRGDIVSLVRQHGCCK